A window of the Vibrio ostreae genome harbors these coding sequences:
- a CDS encoding ion transporter translates to MTDNTFKHQLYVVIFGTHTRGGRIFDIALIIAILTSILALILDSIPEVAAVWKQEIRIIEYVFTALFTIEYLLRLYCSPQPKAYAKSFYGVIDLLSILPTYFSLLFPSATFMGAIRLLRVMRIFRILKLVRYLQDSNILMRSMLGARRKVLIFFSTVAILVTIFGSLVYVIEGPENGFTSIPQSIYWAIVTITTVGYGDVAPQTPLGKAVAALTMLLGYSILAVPTGIITAELNQEMNSHRELVKCPNCSHAGHDPDAMYCKHCGSELADPDKRVVPAELTPKVNAGSVPTNVQPPDD, encoded by the coding sequence ATGACGGACAATACTTTTAAACATCAGCTTTACGTCGTTATCTTCGGAACTCACACCCGCGGCGGGCGTATTTTTGACATCGCATTGATTATTGCGATCCTGACATCCATTCTGGCGCTGATACTCGACTCCATCCCCGAGGTAGCCGCCGTCTGGAAGCAGGAAATCCGAATCATCGAATACGTCTTCACAGCATTATTCACCATCGAATATCTGCTCAGACTCTATTGTTCCCCTCAGCCCAAAGCCTACGCGAAAAGTTTTTACGGCGTCATCGACCTGCTGTCTATCCTGCCGACTTATTTCAGCCTGCTGTTTCCCTCCGCCACCTTTATGGGGGCAATCCGCTTATTGCGTGTGATGCGTATTTTCCGGATTCTGAAACTGGTGCGTTATCTGCAGGACTCCAACATTCTGATGCGATCCATGTTGGGAGCAAGACGCAAAGTGCTGATCTTTTTCAGTACGGTGGCGATACTGGTGACCATTTTTGGCTCACTGGTGTATGTTATCGAAGGACCGGAAAACGGCTTTACCAGTATTCCGCAAAGTATCTACTGGGCGATAGTCACCATTACCACCGTCGGCTATGGCGATGTCGCACCACAAACTCCGCTCGGAAAAGCAGTCGCCGCTCTGACCATGCTGCTCGGTTATTCGATCCTCGCAGTGCCAACCGGCATTATTACCGCAGAGCTGAACCAGGAGATGAACTCACACCGTGAACTGGTCAAGTGTCCCAACTGCTCCCATGCAGGCCATGATCCGGATGCCATGTACTGCAAACATTGTGGCAGTGAACTGGCTGACCCGGATAAACGTGTGGTACCAGCTGAGCTAACGCCGAAAGTCAACGCAGGCTCAGTGCCAACAAACGTGCAGCCACCCGATGACTAA
- a CDS encoding YchE family NAAT transporter: MQFEFAIFLQFFLGLVAAVNPVGIMPVFVSLTGHMTPEEKNKTAATANTAVAVILIIALLGGQMLLDMFSISLDSFRVAGGLLLLSIAFSMMSGKLGEDKQNKQEKTEYISREQIGVVPLAMPLMAGPGAISSTIVYGSRYPAMMDTLGIVVTIILFCVASWVLFRSAPYIVRLLGQTGINVITRIMGLILGALGIEFIANGLRSLFPGLA; encoded by the coding sequence ATGCAATTTGAGTTCGCTATTTTTCTGCAGTTTTTCCTTGGCCTTGTGGCCGCCGTTAACCCGGTCGGTATCATGCCTGTGTTTGTCTCGCTGACCGGCCACATGACACCGGAAGAGAAGAACAAAACCGCAGCCACCGCTAACACAGCCGTTGCGGTCATTTTGATCATTGCATTACTCGGTGGTCAGATGTTGCTGGATATGTTCAGCATTTCCCTCGACTCTTTCCGCGTGGCAGGCGGCTTACTGCTGCTCAGCATCGCGTTTTCGATGATGAGCGGTAAACTGGGGGAAGATAAGCAGAATAAGCAGGAAAAGACCGAATACATCAGCCGTGAGCAGATAGGTGTGGTTCCTCTGGCGATGCCGCTGATGGCAGGCCCGGGCGCGATCAGTTCGACGATTGTGTATGGTTCGCGCTATCCGGCGATGATGGATACCTTAGGCATCGTCGTTACGATTATTTTGTTCTGCGTGGCATCATGGGTTCTGTTCCGCTCCGCACCTTATATCGTGCGCTTACTGGGTCAGACCGGGATCAACGTCATCACCCGTATCATGGGCCTGATTCTGGGCGCATTGGGGATTGAATTTATCGCGAACGGATTACGCAGCCTGTTTCCGGGACTGGCGTAA
- the adhE gene encoding bifunctional acetaldehyde-CoA/alcohol dehydrogenase: protein MPVTNLAELDALVARVKAAQAEFATYTQEQVDKIFRAASLAANQARIPLAQQAVAESGMGIVEDKVIKNHFASEFIYNKYKDEKTCGVLEEDDNLGTMTIAEPVGIICGIVPTTNPTSTAIFKSLISLKTRNGIIFSPHPRAKNSTNDAAKLVLDAAVAAGAPKDIIGWIDEPSVELSNALMKHEGIALILATGGPGMVKAAYSSGKPAIGVGAGNVPVVIDETADIKRAVASILMSKTFDNGVVCASEQAAIVVDSVYDEVKARFASHKAYVLSKAEAEKVRKVLLIDGALNAKIVGQPAAKIAQMAGVTVPADTKVLVGEGLGKVSHDDEFAHEKLSPTLGLFRADDFEDAVAQAVTMVEIGGIGHTSGLYTNQDVNADRIRYFGDKLKTARILINIPTTHGGIGDLYNFNVAPSLTLGCGSWGGNSISENVGPKHLINKKTVAKRAENMLWHKLPKSIYFRRGSLPIALSDLEGKKRAFLVTDRFLFNNGYADDVVQLLKAQGMEVQTFFDVEADPTLSVVKKGAEAMSSFQPDVILALGGGSPMDAAKIMWVMYEHPETHFEELAMRFMDIRKRIYKFPKMGQKAELVCITTTSGTGSEVTPFAVVTDDKTGAKYPLADYELTPNMAIVDANLVMNMPKSLTAFGGYDAVTHALEAYVSVLANEYSDGQALQALKMLKEYLPSSYANGSKDPIAREKVHNAATIAGVAFANAFLGVCHSMAHKIGAEFHLPHGLANALLISNVVRYNANDNPTKQTAFSQYDRPQARRRYAEVADHLGLSQAGDRTAQKIERLLAWLDELKVNLDIPMSIQAAGVNEADFLAKLDELAVEAFDDQCTGANPRYPLISELKEVLSASYYGKAFVEGETFEGTTVIKKKADQEAAKVAAPAAAPKAKKDKAEA from the coding sequence ATGCCTGTAACTAACTTGGCTGAACTTGATGCTCTTGTAGCACGTGTGAAAGCGGCACAAGCCGAATTTGCTACTTACACTCAGGAACAAGTAGACAAAATCTTCCGTGCAGCATCGCTGGCAGCTAACCAAGCTCGTATTCCCCTGGCGCAACAAGCGGTAGCGGAATCTGGCATGGGTATCGTTGAGGATAAAGTAATCAAGAACCACTTTGCGTCTGAGTTTATCTACAACAAGTACAAAGACGAAAAGACTTGTGGTGTGCTGGAAGAAGATGACAACCTGGGCACGATGACTATCGCTGAACCGGTCGGCATTATCTGCGGTATCGTTCCAACCACTAATCCGACTTCCACTGCGATCTTTAAGTCTCTGATTTCTCTGAAGACTCGTAACGGCATCATCTTCTCGCCACACCCACGTGCCAAGAACTCTACCAACGATGCAGCGAAACTGGTTCTGGATGCAGCCGTAGCGGCTGGTGCGCCAAAAGATATCATCGGCTGGATTGATGAGCCGTCTGTCGAACTGTCTAACGCGCTGATGAAACACGAAGGTATCGCTCTGATCCTTGCGACCGGTGGTCCGGGCATGGTGAAAGCGGCGTACTCTTCAGGTAAACCAGCGATCGGTGTGGGTGCGGGTAACGTACCGGTTGTGATTGATGAAACAGCTGACATCAAACGTGCAGTAGCATCAATCCTGATGTCTAAAACATTCGACAACGGTGTCGTGTGTGCTTCTGAGCAGGCCGCTATCGTGGTTGATTCAGTGTACGATGAAGTGAAAGCACGTTTTGCTTCTCACAAAGCGTATGTACTGAGCAAAGCTGAAGCGGAAAAAGTGCGTAAAGTACTGCTGATTGACGGTGCGCTGAACGCGAAAATCGTAGGTCAGCCTGCAGCGAAAATCGCGCAAATGGCGGGTGTGACTGTCCCTGCAGACACCAAAGTACTGGTCGGTGAAGGCCTGGGTAAAGTCTCTCACGATGACGAGTTTGCGCATGAGAAATTGTCTCCGACTCTGGGTCTGTTCCGTGCCGATGACTTTGAAGATGCGGTTGCACAAGCAGTAACCATGGTTGAAATCGGTGGTATCGGCCATACTTCAGGTCTTTACACTAACCAAGACGTGAACGCAGACCGTATCCGTTACTTCGGTGACAAGCTGAAAACTGCACGTATCCTGATCAACATCCCAACCACTCACGGTGGTATCGGTGACCTGTACAACTTCAACGTTGCGCCGTCTCTGACCCTGGGTTGCGGTTCTTGGGGGGGGAACTCTATCTCTGAGAACGTAGGTCCTAAGCACCTGATCAACAAGAAAACTGTAGCGAAGCGAGCTGAAAACATGTTGTGGCATAAACTACCTAAGTCAATCTACTTCCGTCGCGGTAGTCTTCCAATCGCATTGAGCGACCTGGAAGGTAAAAAACGTGCGTTCCTGGTAACTGACCGCTTCCTGTTCAACAACGGTTATGCTGATGATGTGGTACAACTGCTGAAAGCTCAGGGTATGGAAGTACAGACTTTCTTTGATGTAGAAGCCGATCCAACTCTGTCTGTGGTTAAGAAAGGTGCTGAAGCGATGAGCAGCTTCCAGCCAGACGTTATCCTGGCGCTCGGCGGTGGTTCTCCAATGGACGCAGCGAAAATCATGTGGGTAATGTACGAGCACCCAGAGACTCACTTCGAAGAACTGGCAATGCGTTTTATGGATATCCGTAAACGTATTTACAAGTTCCCTAAAATGGGCCAGAAAGCTGAGCTGGTATGTATCACTACCACTTCAGGTACCGGTTCAGAAGTGACTCCGTTTGCCGTAGTTACTGACGACAAAACTGGTGCGAAATACCCACTGGCGGACTACGAACTGACTCCAAACATGGCTATCGTGGATGCTAACCTGGTGATGAACATGCCTAAGTCTCTGACTGCCTTCGGTGGTTACGACGCGGTGACTCACGCTCTGGAAGCCTATGTTTCTGTACTGGCGAACGAATACTCTGACGGTCAGGCTCTGCAAGCGCTGAAAATGCTGAAAGAATACCTGCCATCAAGCTACGCAAACGGTTCTAAAGACCCGATTGCCCGTGAAAAAGTACACAACGCAGCGACTATCGCAGGTGTCGCGTTTGCTAACGCATTCCTGGGTGTATGTCACTCAATGGCACACAAAATCGGCGCTGAGTTCCACCTGCCACACGGGCTGGCGAACGCACTGCTGATTTCTAACGTGGTACGTTACAACGCGAACGATAACCCGACTAAACAGACTGCATTCTCTCAATACGACCGTCCACAAGCACGCCGTCGGTACGCTGAAGTGGCAGACCACCTGGGTCTGAGCCAGGCTGGCGACCGCACTGCGCAGAAGATTGAACGTCTGCTGGCATGGTTGGATGAGCTGAAAGTGAATCTGGATATCCCAATGTCGATTCAGGCTGCAGGTGTCAATGAAGCTGACTTCCTGGCGAAACTGGATGAGCTTGCGGTTGAAGCTTTCGATGACCAATGTACTGGTGCGAACCCACGTTATCCTCTGATTTCAGAGCTGAAAGAAGTGCTGTCAGCTTCTTACTACGGTAAAGCGTTCGTTGAAGGTGAAACTTTCGAAGGTACAACCGTTATCAAGAAGAAAGCGGATCAGGAAGCTGCCAAAGTCGCCGCTCCAGCCGCAGCGCCTAAAGCGAAAAAAGACAAAGCTGAAGCGTAA
- a CDS encoding DMT family transporter: MTWIFFTFLAAFMQSWRNAFQSHLSGDVKTAGVTLARFLWASPIAALYLLGLYQYQPEAALPIFNLSFTSFVVGASVMQIIATALMVKLFKFNNYAVGAGLAKSEALVAAILGMIFFGTHLSLLGWSGVVIGGVGVFMMSTQGGWRQLSVPTVLLGLGSGSAFALTSLWIREASLALGLPFPYSAAWVLLSVISLQTLMLVAYLLVSDPATLKALWLRPKIVVATSVCSCIGSLGWFSAMSLEAVPYVKTLGQVEIFFTMLISVFWLRQKVRIKDGLGLILVALAAVLVMWT, from the coding sequence ATGACATGGATTTTCTTTACTTTTCTCGCTGCTTTCATGCAATCCTGGCGTAATGCCTTTCAAAGCCATCTTTCCGGCGATGTGAAAACGGCCGGTGTGACCCTGGCCCGTTTTCTGTGGGCAAGCCCGATCGCTGCGCTCTATCTGCTCGGACTGTATCAATACCAACCCGAGGCAGCACTGCCAATTTTTAATCTCAGCTTTACCAGTTTTGTGGTCGGAGCCTCCGTGATGCAAATCATTGCTACGGCTTTGATGGTGAAATTGTTTAAATTCAATAATTATGCGGTGGGTGCCGGACTCGCCAAAAGTGAAGCCTTGGTCGCCGCTATTCTAGGGATGATTTTCTTTGGCACTCACCTGAGTCTGCTCGGATGGAGCGGGGTAGTGATAGGTGGTGTCGGAGTGTTCATGATGAGCACACAGGGCGGCTGGCGTCAGTTGTCGGTACCGACGGTTTTACTTGGCCTCGGCAGCGGCAGTGCTTTTGCGTTAACATCATTATGGATTCGTGAAGCCAGTCTTGCGCTCGGGTTGCCTTTTCCATATAGCGCCGCTTGGGTGTTGCTGTCGGTCATCTCGCTCCAGACTCTGATGCTGGTGGCGTATCTGCTGGTGAGCGATCCGGCCACGCTCAAAGCACTATGGCTGCGCCCCAAGATTGTGGTGGCGACCAGTGTGTGCAGCTGTATCGGTTCGCTCGGATGGTTCAGTGCGATGTCGCTGGAGGCGGTACCGTATGTGAAAACGTTGGGTCAGGTGGAGATCTTTTTCACCATGCTGATCTCTGTATTCTGGTTGCGACAGAAAGTGCGAATTAAAGACGGGCTGGGACTGATTTTAGTTGCCCTGGCGGCAGTATTAGTGATGTGGACCTGA